Proteins from one Arsenophonus apicola genomic window:
- the sufA gene encoding Fe-S cluster assembly scaffold SufA, which yields MMAEHVDTFSLHETTWQGLTMTDKAAAQIRKLMKENPASQGLSINIKQSGCAGFSYVIALIDNPTKEYLLFENNGAKLFVPLKAMPFIDGTEVDYVREGLNQVFKFNNPKAQHACGCGESFGI from the coding sequence ATAATGGCAGAGCATGTTGATACTTTTTCTTTACATGAAACAACTTGGCAGGGCCTTACCATGACCGATAAAGCAGCTGCTCAAATTCGTAAATTAATGAAAGAAAATCCTGCGAGTCAGGGATTATCTATTAATATCAAGCAATCAGGCTGTGCAGGATTTAGTTATGTCATTGCATTGATAGATAATCCAACCAAAGAATATTTGCTGTTTGAAAATAATGGCGCCAAACTTTTTGTGCCTCTAAAAGCAATGCCATTTATTGATGGCACTGAGGTTGATTATGTTCGTGAGGGACTTAATCAAGTATTTAAATTTAATAATCCTAAAGCTCAACACGCGTGTGGTTGTGGTGAAAGCTTTGGTATTTAA